A stretch of Komagataella phaffii GS115 chromosome 2, complete sequence DNA encodes these proteins:
- a CDS encoding 60S ribosomal protein L7 gives MPQKTTSKYLLMIPIFNRLAFGQCCRFVNHLSGLKLDEEKKAIISERTAKYYEEYEEAARVLEKAKSDAAASGSYFVEAEPNLVLVVRIKGINKIAPKPRKVLQLLRLLQINAAVFVRITKATAELLRLVEPYVAYGYPSLETVRELIYKRGYGKLNKQRVPLTDNDIIEKVLGQYGIISIEDLIHEIYTVGPNFKQANNFLYPFRLSNPDGGWGVRRKFFHYIQGGATGNREEHINSLVKKMN, from the exons ATGCCTCAGAAGACCACCAGCAAGTATTTGCTGATGATACCAATATTCAATCGACTAGCTTTCGGGCAGTGTTGTCGTTTTGTTAACCATCTTTCGGGACTGAAA TTGGACGAGGAGAAGAAGGCCATCATTTCCGAGAGAACTGCCAAGTACTACGAGGAGTATGAGGAAGCTGCTCGTGTTCTGGAGAAGGCTAAGAGCGACGCTGCTGCCTCTGGTTCATACTTTGTCGAGGCTGAGCCAAACTTGGTCCTTGTTGTTAGAATCAAGGGTATCAACAAGATTGCTCCAAAGCCAAGAAAGGTTTTGCAGTTGTTGAGACTTTTGCAAATCAACGCCGCTGTTTTCGTTAGAATCACTAAGGCCACTGCTGAGCTTTTGAGATTGGTTGAGCCATACGTCGCTTATGGTTACCCATCTCTGGAGACTGTTAGGGAGTTGATCTACAAGAGAGGATACGGTAAGCTTAACAAACAAAGAGTTCCTTTGACCGACAACGATATCATCGAGAAGGTTTTAGGTCAATACGGTATCATCTCCATTGAGGATTTGATCCACGAGATCTACACCGTTGGCCCAAACTTCAAGCAAGCCAACAACTTCTTGTATCCATTCAGACTCTCCAACCCAGACGGTGGATGGGGTGTcagaagaaagttcttccaCTACATTCAAGGTGGTGCTACTGGTAACAGAGAAGAGCACATCAACAGCTTGGtcaagaagatgaactAA